The genomic stretch GTGGCTGAGCCGTCAGGGCAGACTCGGGCTGGAAGTGCCCCTCATGACATGGCCCAGGCAGTGGCCAGAGCTGACAGGTGCTGGCCCGGGTGCTCTGGGCCGCCTGCTGCACCTGGCCCACCACGTGGCCGGGGCGTGCTAGGCGCTGCAGCCCAGCGTTTGCTGTTGATCTCGTGGTCAGCACGCTGCCTGCTGGGTGGGGCTGTGACCTTCGGTGGCCTGGCCGTTCCTGACTGGTTTTCAGGTTCCACAGGTGTAAGGTGGGCCCCAGGCCAGCTTCAGGTGCCGCTGCctgtggaggcagggaggggggttTGGGAGCCCCAGGGGCCCGGCTGGAGGGCTGGTCTGCCCTGGGGCTGGTTGTAAGGGGCACTCACGTGTcccgggtgtgtgtgtgtgtccgtctGAGCGTGTCTGCACAGGCGAGAGCATGGGCCTCCCAGTCTCCGAGGAGGGGGTTAGCCGTGGGGCGGGGTGGGCAGTGAGGCTGTGCCTGCCCGCCCGGGCACTGTCAGGCTGGGTGAGCCTGGCTCAGGGGACAGAGGGGCCTGGGAGTCTGGGTCTGGATCTTACTATCAGGTAAACACGTGCTCAGTCTTGGGGTGTGTGTCTCCGTGCTGGGAGACCCCGAGGGGCCGGCCGCACCTCTAGCgggctgggagctgcagcaggTGGCCAGCAGGAGTGACAGGAGTGGTCTGCGGGTGTCCCCCCGCTGCCTGCTGGGCGGGCAGGACCAGTCTGGCCAGGCGGTGGTGCCCCGTGCCCGCCCAGGGTGAGGGGTGTCGGGGTGAGCCCTGAGCCGCGTCTCCCCGCAGCCATGCGCACGCTGAGCGAGGACACCATCAGGCTCTTCCTGCAGCAGATCGCGGGCGCCATGCGGCTGCTGCACAGCAAGGGCATCATCCACCGCGACCTGAAGCCCCAGAACATCCTGCTGTCCAACCCCGGCGGGCGCCGGGCCAACCCCAATAACATCCGCGTCAAGATCGGTGCGTGCTGCGGGGGGCGTGGCCCCGTGGGGGCGACCCGGGCCGCAGGCGCCGTCCTGACGCCCGTCTCTCCGCAGCCGACTTCGGGTTCGCGCGGTACCTGCAGAGCAACATGATGGCGGCCACGCTGTGCGGCTCCCCGATGTACATGGTGCGCGGCCCGGGCGGCGGGCGGCCCGCGGGTGGGAGTGGCCTGTTTCCTGCCAGCGCTGCTCTGGTTGGTTGGTGCTTGGCAGGCGTCTGCTGATTGGCCGGTGCCCGGCAGGCGTGTGCTCTGATTGGCTGGCACCTGTTCTCGGTCGGCGTGTGCGAGTGCCGCCCTGCACCGTGGTGCTGACCGAGTCCCTGTCGCGCAGGCTCCTGAGGTCATCATGTCCCAGCACTACGACGGGAAGGCGGACCTGTGGAGCATCGGCACCATCGTCTACCAGTGCCTGACGGGGAAGGCGCCCTTCCAGGTGAGGAGCCGCCGCGGCTCGCAGGGCGGGTCGGGCGCTCCGCGGGGTGTGGCCGGCGGGTGGCTGCGCTGAcagctcctgccctgcctggccgcCACCCACTGTGAGGTCCCGCGGTCCTTCCTCGGGGTGGCCAGGCAGCAGTCACCGGAACCCTGGCACGGCGCCAGCCTCCTGCTTGGCCGAGGCCACACCCCTTGGTGGCCAGTTAAGTGTAACTGGTCCGCTTTGAGCCGCGGAGGAGACCAGCTCGCGCCATGTGCACGCGTGTGCTGGGGCAGGTCTCCTGGGCTtcctcctgtcctccctgccagtGCCGGGCCCTGTGCAGAAAGCTGTGCCCTGCCCTGTGGGGGGACCCCAGAGGCCAAGGCTGCGTGTGGccggcagggcagggctgtgccccCTGTGCCGACCTGAGCGGCCGAGCCTGCGTTGCTGCCTGCAGGTCCCCGCAGCGCCCGACCCTGTCCTGTCTGGGGAGAGCTGAGCACCCAGGGGACATCAGCCCTGTGAGGCCCTCTGTGGCGTCCTCGGGCCTGGAGGGTGTCTGGCAGGGGCGGTGCTCAGCGTGGACGGGTGGTGGACTGTGAGCGCATGTGCTGGGCCCAGGCCCACCAGGAGGGGCCGGTCCCTGTGACGGTGGGGAAGGGTGGCTCCTGATTCCAAGGAGCCAACAGCTGGTGGCACCAAAGCCCTTGGATGCACCCAGCCAGCCTGCCCTGGGGGAAGGGCGGGTCGGCtggccccctcccagcccacgGGGGGCCAAAGAGTGCCGCATGGGCCCCCATCTGgctggggccggggagggggcatGTGGTCTGGGCCAGCAGTCCTGGCCCGGGGCTGGCCGAGGATGTTGGCTGAGACCAGACAGTGACAGTCtggctgctccctgcctccccgGGGCCGGGACACTCATGCTATCCTCGCCCACCAGGCCAGCAGCCCCCAGGACCTCCGCCTGTTCTACGAGAAGAACAAGACGCTGATCCCCACGTAAGTGCCCCTCCCGCACACCCCAGGGGCCTGCGCAGGCTCCGCGGTCAGCCTCACGCTCTCACCCCACGCAGCATCCCGCGGGAGACCTCGGCCCCGCTGAGGCAGCTGCTGCTGGCCCTGCTCCAGCGCAACCACAGAGACCGCATGGACTTCGGTGAGCGCTCTTGGCCCGGCCTCCCGGGCAGATTGGGggacccccccaacccccccatgCACCCTCACGCTGACCGCTGATGCAGCGTTTGCTTATTGGGCGGGGGGCATCCAGCTTCATCCCCTGCACCCCCATGCCCCACTGGGACACTGGCCCCCTTAAGTCCAGCGTGGGGCGTGGACACAGGCTTCAGCCACCCTCCCCTCGCCCGTCTGAGCCTGGGCACCCGACTCCTGTGGGCCCCGGAGCGGCCACCTCAGCCCGAGGGACAGCAGTGAGTCGCCCCAGTGCTCTTGGCCGCTGGGCCCTGCGTTtgcaggggcggggaggggaagaCCAGCATCCGACGGGTGGGACGGGTGGGCCTGGGGTGAGATGGTGGCCAGACGTGCTCAGGAGCCGCCTGGGGGTTCTGTCTCTGCCCAGCGCAATGCTGTCTGGCTGGGACAGGTGCCACGGCCAGCTGCAGTGCCACCTTGGGCCGGGAGGCCCATGGTCCCCCAGGCCCTGTGGGCGGGTCCTGCTAAGACCTCACCCCCTCCCTGCAGACGAGTTTTTCCATCACCCGTTCCTCGAGGCGAGCCCCTCGGTCAAGAAGTGTGAGTGTCTGGGTCCCACCCTCTGtggcccagcccctgctgcaGGGCGGGGGTGCGGGTCTTGCCCCTGTTCATCCTCCGCTGGGCAGCTCGGGAGGGGGGTGCTGCCCAGGGTCTGGCGGGTCACAGCCGGGTGGTGGCCTGGGAGGTGGTCCCGCTGGCAggctgtgggtgggtgggggtgtggTTCGGCGGATCCTGCGTCTGGGTTGGCTCTGTGGCAGCAGCGTCCCCACAGGGGTGGCAGGATGCCACACACTGACCCTCGCCCGCCCGCAGCCCCACCGGTGCCTGTGCCCTCCCGGCCCAGCTCGGGCTCCGGCAGCAGCTCCAGCAGCAGCTCCACGTCCCACCTGGCCTCCCCGCCGGTGAGTCTCAGCCCGGCCCCCCCGGCACCTGCTGTGACATCTTTGTCTGTGTGAGCCCTGAAAGTCACTGGTGACCATGTCCTCTTGTAGAACGTGCAAACGTTACAGTAGGCAGAGGCCCCTCTGGCACTGGTGCTCGCCCGCGTCCCAGGGGCTGGTGCGGCTGCGCTGTGGGTGGGGCCGGGTGGGCTCGGGTGGGCTCCCTCCCGGCTGCGGTCGGGCTCCAGGTGTGGGCGGTGACAGCCCCGCGTTTCATGCTGCAACTGACCAGGGCTCGAGCCCCGTCCGTCCCTCCGTCCGAGTACCTAGTTCCTCCCGCAGGAGTGTTTGGGTGACACTGAGTCTCCAAGTCCTCCTGGCCCACCCTGTGCTTGGAAACCAGGGGCAGGGTCACTCCTGTGCTGTGACCCCCCCCAGAGCTGCCCTGGAGCCTCCCGAGTGTGGCGGGCTCTGGGGCCACGATCAGGCCGGTGTACGCTGGGCCTTAGCAGGGTGCTGGCGCAGCGCAGGGCCCCCGTGGCGGCTTCTGGAAACCCCCACGGTACCCCGTTCCTGTGGCCGCAGGAAAGGAGAGGCGGATGGCAGAGGGGCGGGCGGTGGACACCCCCAGACACAGGGCCTCCCCTGGAGCCGTGACTCAGGGGCTTCCTGCCACGCTGGCTGGGGTGGTGGAGGTCCGTGCTGGTGACTGTTCCCGGCGAGTCGAGGCTGGCCTTGGTGTTGGCTTTGGAAatttagagaagaggaaggagtaTCTTGTGGGAAGAATACGCACCGGGCCCCTTTCCTTGGCCCGCGGTGGTCCCTGGTGCTGGCCGAGGGCCCGCGCCGCCCTGGAGGAGTCGGGTTTCCGCCCCAAGGTGTCGGGGGTACCCGGGACCTGGCTCACCAGCCCCTCCTCTGATCCCCAGTCCCTGGGGGAGATGCAGCAGCTGCAGAAGACCCTGACCTCCCCTGCCGATGCCACCGGCTTCCTGCACGGCTCCCGGGACTCGGGTGGCAGCAAGGACTCCTCCTGCGACACGGATGACTTCGTCATGGTCCCAGCCCAGTTTCCAGGTGAGGGGCCCGCCGGGCGGGGAGAGGCCTGCGTGGTGTCTGTGGCGGGGAACACAGTGACCGTGTCGGACACAGACACTGTGCGTGTGGTCCAGACCTGGCCCCACCTGTGGGCAGGCAGGACGGGCTTCTCGGAGCTTCTGGCAGCAGCCGAGCTTGGCTGGGAAGGCCGTGTGCTCGCGCCACTCCTAGAGGCAAAGCCAAGTCCTCCCGGTGGTTGTCGGGTGGTCAgtggcccaggccctgctcctgCCGCCCGGGGCCAGGCCGCTCCTCGTAGGGTGTGGCTGTCGCTCCCCTCTGCGCGGCCTTGCTTATTGGAAGCCTCTGCACTACGGCGGCTTGGCGCTGCCCACTCGGCATTTGGTGGAGGCAGGTGCCCAGCCATAGcgggccaggcctgggggtcCACAGCGCCTCTCGGGGCGCTCCGTGCTGGCAGCTCACTCTCTGTCCCTGGCCGTCCTGAGACTGTAGGGACTGGGGGTCCCTTGGCGCTGGCCTTGGTGTCCGCCAGGAGTGAGTGGTGCCCGCCGAGCCCCTGGGCACCTGCCTCAGCCCAGCTTCAGGGGCCCCCACCACTCAGGACGGCAGGACGGTGGGGGCAGGAGCCTGGTGTTCTGGGGTCTGGGGTCTGGGCCCAGACTGGGGGCGGTGGACGCCTGGCCTCATCCTCCTGCCTGGAGTTGGCCGCAGGCTGGGCGCCAGGGACACAGGGTCTCTTGGTGCAAGTCCCAGGAGAAGGAGCACAGTgcgggtggggaggggcggggaagggacGGCGGTGCCCTGGCCTCCCGGGGACTCGGAGGGGCTGCCACACCCCCAGCGTAGGCTGCTCCCTGTGCAGGGCTGGCCTGCCTGCACCCCCCACTCTGGGGAGAAAGCCAGGAACCTTGGTGGGGTGGGTAGGCCTGAGTGGGCAGAGAGGACCTGGGGTCCAGCCCTGTCGTCTTCCACCCGCAGGTGACCTGGTGGCCGAGGTGGCCGGTGCCAAGCCCCCGCCGGACAGCCTCATGTGCAGCGGGTGagcccctccctgagccctgtGCTGTAGGGGTGAGAAGCGGTGGCCTGGGAAGTGACCGTGTTACCTGCCTGGCCCACCCCTGCTGCCGTCGGCAGTGGGAGGGCTGAGGTGACAGCGCCCGCCGTGGgccgggcagggagggctggggcttGTGCCGCCCGTGGCTTGACGGCCCCTGcctggcctcttcctccccaggagCTCGCTGGTGGCCTCTGCCGGCCTGGAGAGCCACGGCCGGACCCCGTCTCCGTCCCCACCCTGCAgcagctcccccagcccctcagggTAAGGGGCCCGGAGAGGTGGGGCTCCCCGTCAGTGTCACGGCCACCCCTGGCCTGTGTGTCCAGGGGCCCACGTGGGGGGCCCTGTGGAAGGGACTGCGGGTGAAGGACGTTGACAGAGGCGGCGTTGCCACTGCTGGCCTGCTGGGCGAGGCTGCCGTGGGCATAGGCCGGGCCCCAGGGCCGCGAGGGCAGCGCGTGCGCAGGTGTGAAAGTCGCCTTTTCCAGAGCTGGCGGGCGGCCCAGGGTGGCCTGTGTCCTAGCGGGCCGGGCACAGGCTTCACCCCGGGCTCGGTCGCCGTGACCTCAGCCTCCCCCCAACAGCCGGGCCGGCCCGTTCTCCAGCAGCAGGTGCGGCGCCTCCGTGCCCATCCCGGTGCCCACTCAGGTGCAGAACTACCAGCGCATCGAGCAGAACCTGCAGTCACCTGCCCAGTACCAGACACCCCGGTGAGTGCAGGGCCCCAGGAAGCCAGGCACGTCCCCTGCTGCTGCCCCTTGGAGAAGGGCAGGGCCATTGTGCATGCACAGTTGTGCAGGCTGTGCACTGCATAACTCAGCAACACTGTTCATTTTGTCAACACAGCAGGATACTACTTATTTTGACATCTTTCTGATAGATGCTAGCAAAGTGTCTTAAATTTACAGAATCTGTATTTTGGCAAATGTCAACAGACAGAAGTAAACGGTGGGAAGAACAGCTGTTTTGAAAGGGTGTGGCCCGTGGTTGTCCTTGCAGGGGCTGTGGCCTCAGGGTGACGGTGCCTTGGGAAATGCTGAATGCCCCAAGTCCTGGTTGTCGCCCCGGGCAGGACACCTAAGGTTCGGCCCCTCCCAGGTGGCCCTTGGCGAAGCTGTCAGGGCAGTGCACAGCAGTGCCTGGCGTCACGCTAGCCACAGGGCGTGGGGCTGCTCACACGCCTTGTCCGCAGGTCCTCTGCCATCCGCAGGTCGGGCAGCACCAGCCCCCTGGGCTTCGCCCGGGCCAGCCCGTCGCCCCCAGCCCCCACGGAACACGGAGCCGTCCTGGCCAGGAAGTCGTCCTTGGGCGGGGGCCGGCCGTACACGCCGTCTCCGCAAGgtaagctgggggtgggggctggggatggggcagaGGCGGTGCCTGTCCTGGCCTGACCCTGGCCTTTCTCCCCCAAGTCGGGACCATCCCCGAGCGGCCGGGCTGGAGCGGGGCACCCTCCCCGCAAGGAGCCGAGATGCGGCCTGGCAGGTCCCCCCGTGCGGGTAGGTGCCCCCGTCCTCCGCCAGGCCCTGCTGTCCTGTAGTCCCTGTTTCCCACACGTACAAGGACAGACGAGGTGCCCTGAGGTGCCCCACCTTGTGCCGTGGGCCTGGGGTGGGTTTCGTGGTCCCCTGCCTGTTGCCTTAGCTGGTGGAGAGTAGGGTCCCCTGTAGGGGTGGCCGGGGGTCAGAGGGTTAACTGAGGTTCAGGCTGTGCTGTCCCGAGAGGCCTCCGCACAGCAGTCACGGCGGCAGTGGTGTCCCGTGGGGCGGGCGTGACGAGGCTGCCCTGTCTGCAGGCTCCTCTGCACCCGAGCACTCTCCCCGCTCCTCCGGCCTGGGCTGCCGCCTGCACAGCGCCCCCAACCTGTCCGACCTGCACGTCGTCCGCCCCAAGCTGCCCAAGCCCCCCACGGACCCGCTGGGCGCCGTGCTCGGCCCCCCGCAGGCCAGCCCTCCGCCGCCGCCCCACGGGCTGCAGTCCTGCCGGCCCCTGCGCGGCTCGCCCAAGCTGCCCGACTTCCTGCAGCGGAACCCCCTGCCTCCCATCCTGGGCTCCCCGACCAAGGTAGCGGGCACCCGCGGCACGTTCGCCTGAGGCGCAGAGCGCCAGGAGAGGGGTGGGTGGGCGTGGGCTCCTGGGGTGCTGGGCTCCCTCTGCTGTGGGtcccctcctggcccccagcCGGGCCGGTACTCCGCTTTCCCGGCCCTCGTGTGCTGAGGGGCTGCGGGGCGGGGGCGACTCTCAGAGCCTCCCCCTCCTAGGCTGTGCCCGTGGTCGACTTCCCCAAGACCCCCAGCTCCCAGAGTCTGCTGACCCTCCTGGCCCGGCAGGGCGTGGCGGTGACGCCGACCCGGAACCGGACGCTGCCCGACCTCTCGGACGTGCGGCCTCTccaggggcagcagctgggccCCGGCGGGCGGCCCGGTGAGGACACCAAGGGCCCCTTTGGCCGGTGAGTGGGGGCGGGGGTTGCGGACACCGGGTGTCTGGTGGGTGACCCCACCCCACTCTGCCCCACCCGCCCCCGTGCGGTCCTACTGTGAGccccgggggctgggggaggaaacGGCACTGGAGAGCCGGGCGCACCCTGGCTGGCTCTGCGGGCGCAGGCTTCACTCCCTCCCGGCCTCTGCGCCGCGGTGGGTGGGGTGGGCCACGTGGggtgggctgggtgaggtgggcAGCGGTGGGTGAGGTGGGCCGCGGTGGGTGGGGTGGGCCACGTGGGGTGGGCCGGGTGAGGTGGGCCGCGGTGGGTGAGGTGGGCCGGGTGAGGTGGGTGGCGGTGGGTGGGGTGGGCCACGTGGGGTGGGCCGCGGTGGGGCCTTCCTTGCAAGGAAGCACCAGGGAGGGCGGGGGGTGCAGGCTGGGCCCAGGCCCGCGGCACGTGTCCCAGAGCCCTGCGGTCCCCGTGTCCCCAGGTCCTTCAGCACCAGCCGCCTGACAGACATGCTGCTGAAGGCGGCGTTTGGGACGCAGGCCCCGGACTCGGGCAGCACCGACAGCCTGCAGGAGCGGCCCATGGAGATCGGTGCGTGGGGGGCTGGCGTGGGACGGGGGCAGCCAGGACAGCCTGCGGGAGCAGCTGGTGGGGATGGGGtgtgcagtgggggtgggggaggagactGGGGGGATGCGGCCTGAGCCCTTCCTTGCCCTCGCAGCACCCTCTGCCGGCTTCGGAGGGAGCCTGCACCCGGGAGCCCGCGCCGGGGGGCGCCAGCAGCCCCTCCCCGGTGGTCTTCACCGTGGGCTCTCCCCCCAGCGGGACCACTCCGCCCCAGGGCCCCCGCGCCAGGATGTTCTCAGGTGAGGGCGGCTTGGGGCTGAGGCTCTGTCCCTTTGGGTGGTGTCGGCGGCAGCTGGGCAGTGGGGGCTCCTTGGCGCTGGCGTCGCTGCACTGCCGCACCCAGGGCATGGGCCGGGCCAGGCGCTGCACCCGCCCCCCGAGCAGTCCGTGCTCAGTCTCCACTTCTCTGAAGCGGGGTACAGCCCTGTCACCGGACCTCAGGGTGCCTGTGCCAGTCTCTAAGCGTGAGGCGTGGCCTTGCCGGGACGGGCCGGGGCACTGGGCCCTGCAGGGTCCCTGCCATGCTGCGTGGAGGCAGCCCTGCGTGTGTTGGGGCCCAGGCTGAGCACAGCCGCGGGGGCAGACGTGCCCCCTCGGTTCCCAGCCTGTGGCTCAcgggggcccagggcctggcaggggtgggagggtccGGTCCTGGCCAGCGGCTGCCACGGGGGTCCTGCCACCTCGGGAGGGGGCTGGTGGGCTGTGCTGCTCTCTCTGACGCCCCCgtggcccccacccctcccccgggTCGGGCGGCTCCAGCTGCCCTCACCCAGGCAGATCGGGCCCAGGTGTTGGGAGCACAGGGTGTCCCTGCCACGGGGACCTCGGCCTGGTGGGAAGGCAGTCAGGCGGGGGGCGTCCCGAGGGTCCCGGCTGCTCTGTCTCCTGCTGTGGCCTCGCTGCGGCAGCACGGAGCCCGAGGCCTGCCTGGGCGCTGTGGGCGTCCGGAGCGCGCGGGGCGTcgggcagggccctgggctggtGCTCACGGGCCTCTCCCCACAGTGGGTTCCTCGGGCTCCTCTTCCGCCCGCCACCTGGTGCCCGGCGCCTGCGGCGAGGCTGTCCCCGAGCTCCCCGGCCACTGCTGCACCTTTGCCGACCCTATCGCCGCCAGCCTGGAGGGGGCCGTGACCTTCGAGGCCCCTGACCTCCCCGAGGAGACCCTCATGgaggtgaggctgggctgggggaggcaggtcTCCGGGGGGGTTCCGTTCCtgctggggtgggtgtggggccGCCCCCCTGCCTGGGCCGAGCCCCTGACCCCGCCCCCCCCAGCAAGAGCACACGGAGACCCTGCGCAGCCTGCGTGGCACGCTGCTGTTCGCGCAGCACGTCCTGGAGATCGCAGCCCTGAAGGGCAGTGCCGGCGAGGCGGCGGGCGGCCCCGAGTACCAGCTTCAGGAGAGCGTGGTGGCCGACCAGATCAGCCTGCTGAGCCGCGAGTGGGGGGTGCGTGTGGGCCGGGCGGGGCAGGTGGCGTCAGCGGGGGGCCCGGTCCCGCGCCCTCTGACGCGCCTGCCACCCTCCAGCTGCGCAGAGCAACTGGTGCTGTACCTGAAGGTGGCCGAGCTGCTGTCCTCGGGCCTGCAGACGGCCATCGACCAGATCCGGGCCGGCAAGCTCTGCCCGTCGTCCACCGTGAAGCAGGGTGAGGGCCGAGGCCGCGTGGCCCCAGCACGTGGGCCCAGGTGCAGGCCTGGCCACCCAGGGCGGGGGAGGCGGTGCAGGGGAGGGGTCGGGGCCCGTGGCCGTGGGGGGAGGTGGGCCACAGGGAGGCCCCCACCAGGCCCCAGGCACGGCCCAGCCTGCAGTGCACCCAGCCAGGTGCCAAGCCCAGCCTAGGGCCCGGGATGTGA from Lemur catta isolate mLemCat1 chromosome 21, mLemCat1.pri, whole genome shotgun sequence encodes the following:
- the ULK1 gene encoding LOW QUALITY PROTEIN: serine/threonine-protein kinase ULK1 (The sequence of the model RefSeq protein was modified relative to this genomic sequence to represent the inferred CDS: deleted 1 base in 1 codon), which encodes MEPGRGGTEIVGKFEFSRKDLIGHGAFAVVFKGRHREKHDLEVAVKCINKKNLAKSQTLLGKEIKILKELKHENIVALYDFQEMANSVYLVMEYCNGGDLADYLHTMRTLSEDTIRLFLQQIAGAMRLLHSKGIIHRDLKPQNILLSNPGGRRANPNNIRVKIADFGFARYLQSNMMAATLCGSPMYMAPEVIMSQHYDGKADLWSIGTIVYQCLTGKAPFQASSPQDLRLFYEKNKTLIPTIPRETSAPLRQLLLALLQRNHRDRMDFDEFFHHPFLEASPSVKKSPPVPVPSRPSSGSGSSSSSSSTSHLASPPSLGEMQQLQKTLTSPADATGFLHGSRDSGGSKDSSCDTDDFVMVPAQFPGDLVAEVAGAKPPPDSLMCSGSSLVASAGLESHGRTPSPSPPCSSSPSPSGRAGPFSSSRCGASVPIPVPTQVQNYQRIEQNLQSPAQYQTPRSSAIRRSGSTSPLGFARASPSPPAPTEHGAVLARKSSLGGGRPYTPSPQVGTIPERPGWSGAPSPQGAEMRPGRSPRAGSSAPEHSPRSSGLGCRLHSAPNLSDLHVVRPKLPKPPTDPLGAVLGPPQASPPPPPHGLQSCRPLRGSPKLPDFLQRNPLPPILGSPTKAVPVVDFPKTPSSQSLLTLLARQGVAVTPTRNRTLPDLSDVRPLQGQQLGPGGRPGEDTKGPFGRSFSTSRLTDMLLKAAFGTQAPDSGSTDSLQERPMEIAPSAGFGGSLHPGARAGGASSPSPVVFTVGSPPSGTTPPQGPRARMFSVGSSGSSSARHLVPGACGEAVPELPGHCCTFADPIAASLEGAVTFEAPDLPEETLMEQEHTETLRSLRGTLLFAQHVLEIAALKGSAGEAAGGPEYQLQESVVADQISLLSREWGCAEQLVLYLKVAELLSSGLQTAIDQIRAGKLCPSSTVKQVVRRLNELYKASVVSCQGLSLRLQRFFLDKQRLLDRVHSITAEKLIFSHAVQMVQAAALDEMFQHREGCVPRYHKALLLLEGLQHMLSDQADIENVAKCKLCIERRLSALLSGICA